One Marinimicrobium koreense DNA segment encodes these proteins:
- a CDS encoding PilW family protein, producing MRKQQGLSLIELMISLTLGIVLMTGVMQMFLTSRTTYNTQQAISRIQESGRMAVEFLAQDIRMAGYQGCSSRGANQNIEIGVEDPTNDYLLDFNISIQGYSSDDPPMEDGVAADDTEILVVRRASNVTMPIVGPTGSTANLEVAVEEQDDCVGDVCRGDIAVISDCTQGRVFLITNFQNVGGGGSKIVHARSNIANEPKNIDSQLGGQQFGAGAEILRMSTLTYYIAESGFGAPGTMSLWRDQDGERAELIEGVENMRVLYGVDSNPNDNQNVPDDYREFDDVPSWENVLAVRVELLMQSLQPNVLPDPQPYFFGGETIDDARIDDRRMRQVFSTTIGIRGRLD from the coding sequence ATGCGTAAACAGCAAGGCTTATCACTGATCGAACTGATGATATCGCTGACCCTCGGCATTGTACTGATGACCGGCGTCATGCAGATGTTTCTCACCAGTCGCACCACCTACAACACTCAGCAGGCGATTTCCCGGATTCAGGAAAGCGGCCGGATGGCGGTTGAGTTTCTGGCGCAGGATATCCGTATGGCGGGCTACCAAGGCTGTTCGAGCCGCGGTGCCAATCAGAATATCGAAATTGGGGTGGAGGATCCGACCAACGACTACCTGCTGGATTTCAATATTTCCATTCAGGGCTATTCGTCTGATGACCCTCCAATGGAGGACGGCGTAGCGGCAGATGACACTGAGATTCTGGTGGTTCGTCGGGCGAGCAACGTGACCATGCCTATTGTGGGGCCCACAGGTAGCACGGCCAATCTGGAAGTGGCGGTCGAAGAGCAGGATGACTGCGTAGGCGATGTCTGTCGGGGCGATATTGCGGTCATTTCGGACTGCACCCAGGGGCGAGTGTTTCTGATCACCAACTTCCAGAACGTGGGTGGTGGGGGCTCCAAAATTGTTCATGCCCGTTCCAACATCGCCAATGAGCCCAAGAACATCGACTCCCAACTGGGGGGGCAACAGTTTGGTGCTGGTGCCGAGATTCTGCGGATGAGCACCCTGACTTATTACATTGCGGAGAGCGGTTTCGGTGCGCCCGGGACCATGAGCCTCTGGCGGGATCAGGATGGTGAACGGGCTGAACTGATCGAAGGGGTTGAGAATATGCGGGTGCTCTATGGCGTGGATTCTAATCCCAACGATAACCAGAATGTACCGGATGATTATCGCGAGTTCGATGATGTGCCGAGCTGGGAAAACGTGCTGGCAGTGCGGGTGGAGTTGTTGATGCAGAGTCTTCAGCCAAATGTATTGCCGGACCCCCAGCCCTATTTCTTTGGGGGTGAAACCATCGATGATGCGCGGATTGATGATCGACGTATGCGCCAGGTGTTCAGCACCACCATTGGCATCCGCGGACGCCTGGATTAA
- a CDS encoding pilus assembly protein translates to MKQRMMSSVLYRGAWALGFSFLSVATTHTALAAEPAQSPLFMTQPVRPVAMLNMSNDHQLFFKLYDDYSDIDGDGEPDTTYKHDYDYYGYFDSGLCYEYTNSRFEPVNNVNADRYCNDGSNTGEWSGNFLNWATMTRMDAVRKILYGGKRSTDSATQTVLERAFLPNDAHSFAKYYNGRDISSLTPLNPTITGNATDDDSGITICNTTDPSDRDVLSQNVDSAPLMRVAEGNYSLWASNERWQCRWGQGTNDNDSTVSGIYAHSSSPTKDGEDDSALNADYNVRVEVCDENFVSSDNASGCVAYGESLKPTGLLQEFGEDESIYFGLMTGTYSANKSGGALRKNVGSMANEINADGTFVTPADPDSFDGIVNTLDRLRIYGYRFDNGTYFGQTGSDSCSWELASFTDGNCSNWGNPQSELYLESLRYLAGQSANDTFDVSDSGRIDGLNKASWVAPVNGDNYCAPVNVIQFNASTSSYDGDQLTGFSDLGAGESTLDSFTNAVGTAENIHGNQYFVGEVGGEGAGDNNQLCTAKTVSGLASVQGTCPDAPRLQGSYQIAGLAYYARSEGLQINGVSNDRRSQVKTYGVALAPAVPQVSVPVPGDERTVSIQPACRNTTTDPDANCAIVDFKVVDQVNTDAVSTGKLYVNWEDSEQGGDYDQDMWGIIEYSVTSTSVTVTTDVVADSTPNVMGFGYVIGGTTNDGFHVHSGINGFKSTSGVSTISACDADSGCDEPDAKSSSTFVVGTSSAQPLEQPLYFAAKWGGYADEDEADIAASANDNYFFATDPRELQRALRKTFGEIAAGIGAASSVATNSTRLTEGSFVYQALFNSENWSGEIRSFEIGANGAISSTVYASTNSGMPSTSAGRTVYTYNDGGTGNAMVDFTWENLSDTQRNHLIAGDTETLGQDRLNWVKGDRSKEGTGGLREREKLLGDIVNSSPVYLGGRDFGYGLLPAELGGDTYATHVEDKRSETPTLFVGANDGMLHAFYAEGNSALQERFAYVPNGVYSKLATLADPNYGREDVAHEYTVDGPLAVGDAYVGGEWKSVLVGTFGAGGKGIFALDVTDPDFPELMFELAPSDLAALGDMGYILSQPQIARMANGRWAVVFGNGYDAGTSQLFIVDLENPTTQSRVIDTEAGTGLSGVALLGDAYGEINTAYAGDLQGNLWRFDLSGTRPDGWGVGLSGNPLFVARDADGDRQPITSAPTLGFNALKRHTVTDSKGVIMVYFGTGKYFENSDNLATADTPQNSFYAIADLGSELDYTSNTAQDGRASILHEKAIIQGTENRTIDGQDRNEPDWTDASVNGWFIDFDTALGERVVSKPLLLFDRLIFPTLIPSGVACEFGGRSWLMELVAIGDRYYGENLLDGIEEYDSLILGDPTFGVIGQGTGKLILNPSDGGVNGQDGEIGRLLEEDVDIPTDALGRQSWRQIR, encoded by the coding sequence ATGAAACAACGAATGATGAGTTCCGTGCTGTACCGAGGTGCCTGGGCGTTGGGGTTCAGTTTTCTCTCGGTCGCTACCACCCATACGGCCCTGGCCGCTGAGCCGGCACAGTCGCCCCTGTTCATGACGCAACCGGTGCGTCCGGTGGCGATGCTGAACATGTCCAATGATCATCAGCTTTTCTTCAAGCTGTACGACGATTACAGCGATATTGATGGGGATGGCGAGCCGGATACCACCTATAAACACGATTACGACTACTACGGTTACTTCGATAGTGGTCTGTGTTATGAATACACTAACAGCCGCTTTGAACCCGTCAATAACGTCAACGCTGACCGTTATTGTAATGACGGCTCCAACACGGGCGAGTGGAGCGGCAACTTTCTGAACTGGGCCACCATGACCCGGATGGATGCCGTGCGCAAAATCCTCTACGGCGGTAAGCGCAGTACCGATTCGGCCACGCAGACAGTGTTGGAGCGGGCCTTTCTTCCGAACGATGCACACTCATTTGCCAAGTACTATAACGGTCGGGATATTTCAAGCTTGACGCCCTTGAACCCGACGATTACCGGAAATGCGACGGACGATGACTCGGGTATCACCATCTGTAATACCACTGATCCGAGTGACCGGGATGTACTGTCCCAGAATGTTGACTCTGCTCCATTGATGCGCGTTGCAGAGGGAAACTATTCCCTCTGGGCCAGCAATGAACGCTGGCAGTGCCGTTGGGGGCAGGGCACCAACGACAATGACTCGACCGTGTCGGGTATCTATGCGCACTCGAGCAGCCCGACCAAGGACGGCGAGGATGACAGTGCTCTCAACGCGGATTATAACGTCCGCGTTGAAGTGTGCGACGAGAACTTCGTTTCTTCGGACAATGCCAGTGGTTGTGTGGCCTATGGTGAATCGCTGAAACCCACTGGCCTATTGCAGGAATTCGGTGAAGATGAGTCCATCTATTTTGGTCTGATGACCGGCACCTACTCAGCTAACAAGTCGGGCGGGGCATTACGCAAAAATGTCGGCTCCATGGCCAATGAAATCAATGCCGATGGTACCTTTGTGACACCGGCTGACCCGGACTCGTTTGATGGGATTGTAAACACCCTGGACCGGCTCAGGATTTATGGCTACCGTTTTGATAATGGCACTTATTTTGGTCAAACCGGGAGTGATAGCTGTAGCTGGGAACTGGCGTCCTTTACCGACGGGAACTGCAGTAACTGGGGTAATCCCCAGTCGGAGCTGTACCTGGAGTCGTTGCGCTACCTGGCTGGGCAGAGCGCCAACGACACCTTCGATGTGTCCGACAGCGGACGCATTGACGGGTTGAACAAAGCCAGTTGGGTTGCTCCAGTGAATGGTGATAACTATTGCGCGCCGGTAAACGTCATTCAGTTCAACGCCTCAACCAGCTCCTACGATGGTGATCAGTTGACAGGCTTCTCGGATCTGGGAGCTGGAGAAAGTACACTCGATTCCTTTACCAATGCCGTTGGGACTGCAGAGAATATTCACGGCAACCAGTACTTTGTCGGTGAGGTTGGCGGTGAAGGAGCCGGGGATAATAACCAGCTCTGTACGGCGAAAACCGTCAGTGGTCTGGCGAGTGTTCAAGGGACCTGTCCGGACGCCCCGCGCCTGCAGGGAAGCTATCAGATTGCCGGCCTTGCGTATTATGCCCGCTCCGAAGGCCTACAGATCAATGGCGTATCCAATGATCGTCGAAGCCAGGTCAAAACCTATGGGGTGGCTCTGGCGCCCGCCGTTCCCCAGGTGTCTGTTCCCGTACCGGGCGATGAGCGCACGGTGTCGATTCAGCCGGCCTGTCGCAACACGACCACCGATCCCGATGCAAACTGTGCGATTGTCGACTTCAAAGTGGTTGATCAGGTCAATACCGACGCAGTCAGCACCGGCAAGCTGTATGTCAACTGGGAGGACAGTGAGCAGGGCGGTGACTATGACCAGGACATGTGGGGCATCATTGAGTATTCGGTCACATCAACCAGTGTCACCGTTACCACCGATGTGGTAGCAGACTCCACGCCAAACGTCATGGGGTTTGGCTACGTGATTGGCGGCACCACGAATGATGGTTTTCATGTACATTCTGGCATTAACGGATTCAAATCGACTTCCGGAGTCAGTACGATCAGCGCTTGCGACGCTGATAGTGGTTGCGATGAGCCGGATGCGAAGTCTTCTAGCACGTTCGTAGTAGGTACCTCTTCGGCGCAGCCTCTGGAGCAACCCCTTTACTTTGCTGCCAAGTGGGGCGGTTATGCTGACGAAGATGAAGCTGATATAGCCGCTTCTGCTAACGACAATTACTTCTTTGCGACAGACCCGCGTGAGTTGCAGCGCGCACTTCGGAAGACGTTCGGAGAAATTGCCGCCGGTATCGGCGCGGCCTCCTCGGTCGCGACCAACTCGACCCGACTCACCGAAGGTTCTTTCGTCTATCAGGCTCTCTTCAATAGTGAGAACTGGTCTGGCGAGATCCGGTCTTTTGAAATCGGTGCGAATGGTGCCATTTCATCGACCGTCTATGCGTCCACCAACAGTGGTATGCCCAGCACCAGTGCAGGGCGCACAGTCTATACCTACAACGACGGCGGCACCGGAAATGCCATGGTTGATTTCACCTGGGAGAACCTGTCGGACACTCAGCGCAACCACCTGATTGCGGGTGACACCGAAACGCTTGGGCAAGATCGCCTGAACTGGGTAAAAGGTGATCGGAGTAAAGAGGGCACGGGTGGATTGAGAGAGCGCGAGAAACTTCTGGGCGATATCGTCAACTCCAGCCCGGTTTATCTTGGCGGCCGCGATTTTGGCTACGGACTGCTGCCGGCAGAGCTGGGCGGCGATACGTACGCGACTCACGTTGAAGACAAGCGGAGTGAAACTCCCACGCTGTTTGTCGGGGCCAATGACGGTATGCTTCACGCATTTTATGCCGAAGGGAATAGCGCACTTCAGGAACGTTTCGCTTACGTGCCGAATGGTGTTTATTCCAAACTGGCGACACTGGCCGACCCCAATTACGGTCGAGAGGACGTTGCCCACGAGTACACGGTGGACGGCCCACTGGCGGTGGGCGACGCTTACGTGGGTGGTGAGTGGAAAAGTGTGCTTGTTGGCACTTTCGGCGCCGGGGGTAAAGGCATTTTTGCGCTGGACGTGACCGACCCTGACTTCCCGGAGTTGATGTTTGAGTTGGCGCCCAGCGATCTCGCGGCTCTGGGTGATATGGGCTACATTCTCAGCCAGCCACAGATTGCTCGCATGGCCAATGGCCGCTGGGCCGTTGTGTTCGGTAATGGGTATGATGCTGGCACGTCGCAATTGTTTATCGTTGATCTGGAGAATCCGACCACCCAGAGTCGGGTCATTGATACGGAAGCGGGAACAGGCCTTTCTGGTGTGGCGTTACTGGGTGATGCCTACGGAGAAATCAATACCGCCTATGCGGGTGATCTTCAGGGTAACCTCTGGAGGTTTGATTTGAGCGGCACCCGTCCCGATGGCTGGGGAGTGGGGCTTTCCGGTAACCCGCTGTTTGTCGCGAGGGATGCTGACGGTGACCGGCAGCCCATTACCAGTGCACCAACGTTGGGCTTCAATGCCCTGAAGCGTCACACCGTGACGGACTCCAAAGGGGTTATCATGGTGTACTTCGGAACCGGAAAATACTTTGAGAATAGTGATAACCTCGCGACGGCAGATACTCCTCAGAATAGCTTTTACGCCATCGCCGATTTGGGTTCTGAATTGGATTACACCAGTAATACGGCGCAAGATGGACGTGCGTCGATTTTGCATGAAAAAGCCATCATTCAGGGAACGGAAAATAGGACCATCGACGGGCAGGATCGGAATGAGCCTGACTGGACTGACGCGAGTGTAAATGGCTGGTTTATTGATTTCGATACTGCCTTGGGCGAACGGGTCGTCAGCAAGCCGCTGTTGCTGTTCGATCGCCTGATCTTCCCGACGCTGATTCCTTCTGGTGTGGCCTGTGAGTTTGGGGGGCGCAGTTGGCTGATGGAGCTGGTGGCCATCGGCGATCGGTACTACGGTGAAAACCTGCTGGATGGTATTGAAGAATACGACTCCCTGATCTTGGGTGACCCCACCTTCGGTGTCATTGGCCAGGGTACAGGTAAGCTCATTCTCAATCCATCTGATGGTGGCGTAAATGGCCAGGACGGCGAGATTGGGCGGTTGCTGGAGGAAGACGTGGATATCCCGACCGATGCGCTGGGCCGTCAATCCTGGCGCCAGATTCGATAA
- a CDS encoding sigma-54-dependent transcriptional regulator, giving the protein MSNQRVLVIDDEPDIRELLNITLGRMGIEADCVENLTLAKERLAQSQYDLCLTDMRLPDGNGLELVEFIQQEYPRLPVAVITAHGSIDTAIESMKAGAFDFVSKPVDLTALRKLVSSAIQSSQLPPMPLPAECPIIGQSKAIQHLIASIQKLARSQAPVYISGESGVGKELVARSIHKLGPRAAGEFVAVNCGAIPRELMESEFFGHKKGSFTGAHQDKAGLFQVAEGGTLFLDEVADLPLDMQVKLLRAIQEKAVRPVGGQNEIRTDVRILCATHKALDQEVLQGRFRQDLFYRLNVIQLRVPPLRERREDIAMLARHILEQLAREVNFPTPQLSQPAMKQLCEYHFPGNVRELENILERAFTLCESQVIDPVDLHLPDNTDPMGNGMEPANDGAGNHVARCAEYPSLDHYLQEVEKDILCNALEQAKWNKTQAAKNLGISFRSLRYRLQKLGLDDD; this is encoded by the coding sequence ATGAGTAATCAACGCGTTCTGGTTATTGATGACGAGCCCGATATCCGCGAGCTGCTGAATATCACCCTCGGGCGGATGGGCATTGAGGCCGACTGCGTGGAGAACCTGACGTTGGCCAAGGAGCGCCTGGCACAGTCCCAGTACGACCTATGCCTGACAGACATGCGCCTACCCGACGGGAACGGTCTGGAGCTGGTGGAATTCATTCAGCAGGAATATCCCCGGTTGCCGGTCGCGGTGATTACGGCCCACGGCAGTATTGATACTGCCATTGAGTCCATGAAAGCCGGCGCCTTTGACTTTGTGTCCAAGCCCGTCGATCTGACTGCACTGCGCAAACTGGTCAGCAGCGCGATCCAGTCCAGCCAACTGCCCCCCATGCCGCTGCCGGCCGAGTGTCCGATTATTGGCCAGTCCAAAGCCATTCAGCATCTGATCGCCAGCATTCAGAAACTGGCCCGTTCCCAGGCGCCGGTGTATATTTCGGGCGAGTCCGGGGTGGGTAAAGAGCTGGTGGCCCGCTCCATCCATAAACTGGGGCCACGGGCCGCCGGTGAATTCGTGGCAGTAAACTGTGGTGCCATTCCCCGGGAGTTGATGGAGAGCGAGTTTTTCGGTCACAAGAAAGGCAGCTTCACCGGCGCTCACCAAGATAAGGCGGGCCTGTTTCAGGTTGCCGAAGGCGGCACACTGTTTTTGGACGAGGTCGCCGACCTGCCACTGGACATGCAGGTCAAGTTGCTGCGGGCGATTCAGGAAAAAGCGGTGCGCCCCGTCGGTGGGCAAAACGAAATCCGCACCGATGTACGTATTCTCTGTGCCACCCACAAGGCGCTGGATCAGGAAGTGCTGCAGGGCCGCTTCCGTCAGGACCTGTTTTATCGGCTTAATGTCATCCAGCTAAGGGTTCCACCACTGAGGGAGCGCAGGGAAGACATCGCCATGCTGGCCCGCCACATACTCGAACAGTTGGCCCGAGAGGTCAATTTCCCCACGCCGCAACTGAGCCAACCGGCCATGAAACAGCTCTGCGAGTATCATTTCCCCGGGAATGTCCGGGAGCTTGAAAACATTCTGGAACGAGCGTTTACGCTCTGTGAAAGCCAGGTCATCGACCCGGTTGATCTGCACCTGCCGGATAATACCGACCCGATGGGTAACGGCATGGAACCCGCCAATGACGGTGCAGGCAACCATGTAGCCCGATGCGCGGAGTACCCTTCTCTGGATCATTATCTTCAGGAAGTCGAAAAAGACATCCTGTGCAACGCACTCGAGCAGGCCAAATGGAATAAAACCCAGGCGGCAAAAAACCTGGGCATCAGCTTCCGGTCATTGCGCTACCGGCTACAGAAACTGGGGCTGGACGACGACTGA
- the pilV gene encoding type IV pilus modification protein PilV gives MSLNSSHKQSGAGLIEVLVTVLILATSLLAMGALQNRSLQFNHSAYLRSQANILAYDIMDRMRINRDRIDSYDGYDFGDDAPAGNSLAATDVQEWLDRLERTLPGGEGAIDCDANQLCTISLRWVDEDAAPDEAGEDAQLVTFTYSSRI, from the coding sequence ATGTCACTGAACAGTTCGCATAAACAATCGGGGGCCGGCTTGATCGAGGTGTTGGTCACCGTTCTGATTCTGGCCACGTCGCTGTTGGCAATGGGGGCCCTTCAGAACCGCAGCCTGCAGTTCAATCACAGTGCCTATTTACGCTCCCAGGCGAACATCCTTGCGTACGACATCATGGATCGGATGCGAATCAACCGGGACCGTATCGACAGCTATGACGGCTATGACTTTGGCGATGATGCGCCGGCGGGCAATTCGTTGGCGGCCACGGACGTCCAGGAGTGGCTGGATCGGCTTGAAAGAACGCTCCCCGGCGGTGAGGGAGCCATCGACTGCGATGCCAACCAGCTGTGCACCATCAGTTTGCGTTGGGTGGATGAAGATGCCGCACCGGATGAGGCGGGCGAAGACGCCCAGTTGGTCACTTTTACCTACAGTTCCCGTATTTAG
- a CDS encoding sensor histidine kinase: MPVNDNPVMARVSSYSNYDLLRVYTYYRTLLGSLLLLMFQGNIAPNILGNDHPDVFLYTSIIYTSINIITLGLLWRVKFLPSNQQSFVLLVLDVAAIALMMYASGGALSGLGYLQLVVVAAGGMLLPAQLAILLAALASIAVVGESITRLWLLSIDNRTLFSAGTLGALLFTTALTFQYLARKIRTSSQEALAQARQAQHLQRLAQLIVERMRTGIVVLGGNQSVELINRSAAELLGVRETPGTLDDIPLLKNQFDQWQTDSRTSSVVATDQSSNNELKINFAALDPSTASETLVFVEDNRLIAQQAQQLKLASLGRLTASIAHEVRNPLGAISHASQLLSESDQLTGGDQRLLQIIDNHSKRVNQIIENVLQLSRRRNARPEQVILNDWLQHFTEEFRSGQPNPCTLELSLDRADIGAKFDTGQLHQVLTNLCDNGLRYSEAITGERRVRIEAGIEARNQQPFIRVIDWGEGIDEERRRHIFEPFFTTESTGSGLGLFICKELCEANQALIHYERTSDGLSAFHIQLAHPDRAL; this comes from the coding sequence ATGCCCGTCAACGACAACCCTGTCATGGCCCGCGTATCCAGCTACAGCAATTACGACCTGCTGAGGGTATACACCTACTATCGCACGCTACTGGGCAGCCTGTTGCTGTTGATGTTTCAGGGCAACATTGCGCCCAATATTCTCGGCAACGACCACCCGGACGTCTTTCTCTATACCTCAATCATCTATACCAGCATCAACATCATCACCCTGGGCCTGCTATGGCGGGTGAAGTTTCTGCCCTCCAATCAGCAGAGTTTTGTGCTTCTGGTTCTGGACGTGGCGGCCATTGCGCTGATGATGTATGCCAGTGGCGGCGCCTTGAGCGGCCTGGGTTACCTGCAGTTGGTGGTCGTGGCGGCTGGCGGCATGCTGCTGCCCGCGCAGTTGGCGATTCTGCTGGCGGCCCTGGCCAGCATCGCCGTGGTGGGCGAGAGCATCACCCGGCTGTGGTTGCTGTCGATCGACAACCGTACCCTGTTCTCCGCCGGCACCCTGGGCGCCCTGCTCTTCACCACGGCCCTCACCTTCCAATATCTGGCTCGGAAGATCCGCACCAGCAGTCAGGAGGCACTGGCCCAGGCCCGGCAGGCACAGCACCTGCAACGCCTGGCTCAGTTGATTGTGGAGCGCATGCGGACCGGCATCGTTGTTCTGGGGGGGAACCAGTCCGTTGAATTGATCAACCGCTCTGCCGCCGAGCTGCTGGGCGTGCGCGAAACACCCGGAACGCTCGATGACATTCCCCTGCTCAAAAATCAGTTTGATCAGTGGCAAACCGACAGTCGCACTTCATCGGTAGTGGCCACGGATCAGTCGTCCAATAACGAACTGAAAATCAACTTCGCGGCGCTGGATCCGAGCACCGCCTCAGAGACCCTGGTCTTTGTCGAAGACAACCGCCTGATTGCCCAGCAGGCTCAGCAGCTCAAGCTCGCTTCCCTGGGCCGATTGACCGCCAGCATCGCCCACGAGGTACGCAACCCCCTCGGCGCCATCAGCCACGCCAGCCAACTGCTCAGCGAATCGGATCAGCTCACCGGCGGCGACCAGCGCCTGCTTCAGATCATCGATAATCACAGCAAGCGGGTGAACCAGATCATCGAGAATGTTCTTCAGCTTTCGCGCCGCCGCAATGCGCGGCCCGAGCAGGTCATACTGAACGATTGGCTCCAGCACTTTACGGAAGAATTCCGCTCCGGCCAGCCCAATCCGTGCACACTTGAATTATCTCTTGATCGTGCTGACATTGGAGCCAAGTTTGACACGGGTCAGCTCCATCAGGTGCTGACCAACCTGTGCGACAATGGCTTGCGCTACAGTGAGGCCATTACGGGAGAGCGCCGGGTCAGGATTGAGGCGGGCATAGAAGCGCGTAACCAGCAGCCTTTCATCAGAGTCATTGACTGGGGGGAGGGTATTGATGAGGAGCGTCGCAGGCATATTTTCGAGCCGTTTTTTACTACGGAAAGCACCGGCTCGGGCCTCGGACTGTTCATCTGCAAGGAGCTTTGCGAAGCCAATCAGGCTTTAATACACTATGAACGCACGTCCGATGGACTCAGTGCATTCCACATTCAGTTGGCACACCCGGACCGGGCACTTTAA
- a CDS encoding GspH/FimT family pseudopilin, whose translation MQRSTPTRQPGFTLIELMVTLAVLAIVLGIAIPSFNAMIRNNQSLALGDELISTLNFTRSEAVKRSDIVTLCASNADRDGCGNDWSNGWLVILDRDAGGEQGNNPTVNNDADILRDREPLANDMTITMNRGGAVTHVRFNQLGALARTDNNQVTGLARHDDCTNDSARAIRISLSGSVNSARAEC comes from the coding sequence ATGCAACGAAGCACTCCAACTCGCCAACCAGGTTTTACCCTTATTGAGCTGATGGTGACGCTTGCGGTCCTGGCCATCGTCCTGGGGATCGCGATTCCCAGCTTTAACGCCATGATCCGCAACAACCAGTCCCTCGCCCTGGGCGACGAGCTGATCTCGACGCTGAATTTTACCCGCAGCGAAGCGGTCAAGCGTTCCGATATTGTGACCCTGTGTGCCAGTAATGCCGATCGCGATGGCTGTGGCAATGACTGGAGCAATGGCTGGCTGGTCATTCTGGACCGCGATGCCGGTGGCGAACAGGGCAATAACCCCACGGTCAACAATGACGCGGATATCCTGCGGGACCGGGAGCCTCTGGCCAACGACATGACTATCACCATGAACCGGGGCGGGGCGGTCACCCATGTTCGGTTCAATCAACTGGGTGCCTTGGCGCGCACCGATAATAACCAGGTGACCGGCCTGGCGCGCCATGACGACTGCACCAACGATTCGGCTCGGGCGATCCGGATCAGCCTGTCCGGATCGGTCAATTCAGCCCGAGCCGAATGCTAA
- a CDS encoding type IV pilin protein, with protein MTLFHRQSQAGFTLIEIMIVVAILGILASIAYSSYQNQVMRSNRSDAQATLNDTAQRLQRCYTTFSSYDNDNCAVYQQLTTGDARIDSPEGMYRITIDDESATTYTLSATAIRAPQTADEDCDTEMSLDHRGRRTPEACW; from the coding sequence GTGACGTTATTTCACAGACAATCCCAGGCGGGCTTTACCCTGATTGAGATCATGATCGTGGTGGCCATCCTGGGTATTCTGGCATCTATTGCCTATAGCTCGTATCAGAATCAGGTAATGCGCAGCAACCGTTCGGATGCTCAAGCGACCCTGAACGATACGGCGCAACGTCTACAGCGCTGCTATACGACCTTTTCCAGTTACGACAATGATAATTGTGCGGTGTATCAGCAGTTGACGACGGGCGATGCGCGGATCGATTCACCGGAGGGGATGTATCGGATTACCATTGATGACGAGTCGGCGACCACCTACACGTTGAGCGCCACGGCGATCCGCGCACCGCAAACCGCTGATGAAGACTGCGACACGGAAATGTCTTTGGACCACCGGGGACGCCGGACACCAGAGGCCTGCTGGTAG
- a CDS encoding pilus assembly PilX family protein: MASKQRGAVLIVGLIMVLLMTIVGLAAIRSTGLQETMAGNMRERNLAFQAAEASLRVGEALVEDNNVDGLDFSGATPGLEPDLNQPGMALPPVHQWTDEQWAANAVQVDMGLENIGDANQPWYVVEELMVLSFNASQSTGGAIDQQSLQNTNDLQMEFFRVTSRGLSGSGESQAVLQSTYRKN, translated from the coding sequence ATGGCTTCAAAACAACGTGGCGCCGTGCTGATTGTTGGGCTGATCATGGTGCTACTGATGACCATCGTGGGGCTGGCCGCCATTCGCAGTACCGGGCTGCAGGAAACCATGGCCGGTAACATGCGTGAGCGTAACCTGGCGTTTCAGGCCGCGGAGGCCAGCCTCCGGGTGGGTGAGGCGCTGGTCGAGGACAACAACGTCGATGGGCTCGATTTCTCCGGCGCAACGCCCGGTCTGGAGCCTGATCTGAACCAGCCGGGTATGGCATTGCCCCCGGTGCATCAATGGACGGATGAGCAGTGGGCAGCCAATGCCGTACAGGTTGATATGGGGCTGGAAAATATCGGCGATGCCAATCAGCCCTGGTATGTCGTGGAGGAGCTGATGGTGCTGTCGTTCAATGCGTCCCAGTCTACCGGTGGCGCCATCGACCAGCAGAGTTTACAGAATACCAATGACCTGCAGATGGAATTCTTTCGGGTCACCAGCCGGGGCCTCAGTGGCTCGGGTGAATCACAGGCCGTGCTTCAGTCAACTTATCGCAAGAATTAA